The Pseudanabaena sp. PCC 6802 genomic interval ATATTGAAAGAATATGCCCGTCAAATCTCCAGAAAACTATCTAAGCTGGGTGATATAGATATAGTATGTAGCGGCCCCACCCCTTGGTCTCAGCCAGTTGCCTACCTCGAATCAGATCTTCCAATTGTGATTTGGACAGATGGTGTCTTTGCCAGTGTAATAGATTTTTACCCTGCATTCTTTAGAAATGTAATATGTCAAGAGAGTATAGAGAATGGAATTGCTAATGAAAGATCGGCACTAAGCCGATGTAAGTTGCTTATTTATGCTTCAGAGTGGGCAGCTCAAAGTGCGATCGCGCATTACCAAATCGATCCTGCAATTATACGAATTGTTCCTTGGGGACCTAATTTTGAGTGTAATAACACTCTAGATGACATCAAAACAATAATAAATGCAAGATCTACTAATTGCTGTAAATTATTGTTTTTTGGGCTTGATTGGTCCAGAAAGCGCGGGGATATTGCGATCCAGGTAGTTAAGCAGCTAAATCAAGCTGGGGTAAACGCGGAACTAACTGTTATTGGCGACTATCCATATCTAGACGAATCTATTCCACATTTTATCAAGTTAACGGCTCCCATCGATAAGACTACTAAAGAAGGATTAGATAGGCTTTTTAAATTACTTGCTGAGTCTCATTTTCTAATTTTACCTACAATAGCTGATGCTAGTCCTTATGCTCTGCCTGAAGCCGGAGCCTTTGGCTTGCCTTGTTTAACTACGGATGTTGGTGGCATTCCTACTATGATTTTGGATGATTTAAATGGTAAGAAATTCCCAGTTAACGCAAGTATTGACGATTACTGTAGTTACATCTCAAATTTATTCGCTAATTACTCTCAATATAAAAAATTATCTTTATCTTCATTCAGCGAATATGAGACACGCCTAAATTGGTCAGTAGCTGGTAAAACAGTCAAAAAGCTATTAACAGATCTAATTTCTTGAAGGAAAGATATCTTCATGGCTCAATCGCCTAACTCAAAGTTAGAACCAAAATCCTGTCTAATCGCTTTATAGTCTGCCAGCAGTTAATTTCTTGTTAATCTTCTTATAACGCTCCCCAGAAATCGGGCAGGAGAATAAAACTATTAAAACACTGGAAAAGTTTAGGGTTAATCTTAATGTCGCCATACTGATTGCACTGAATCTTAACCACGCTTTTGGTAACTGCAATTACATTTTATATTAGCTAACAATACAAGTATGTTCACAACTCAAATGGAACCGCTATAGTGGTTTGCAATTTAATACTCAAATGTCTAAATCTCAATATTTGCTTTCGAGAAAAACTATTGGGCTATTAGGACTTTTTGTTATTGTCCTATGTATTTCCCTTTTAGCAAATAAAATTCCTCGAATCGCAACTAAAATTCTTCACTTACCGAGCGAAATACAAAGAATTGTCAAGTTTAATTTAAGCCCTAATATTGCTGTTACTTCTAGGGATAAAATTTCAATCCAACCCTTAACAGAGATGCGAGCTACTTCGGCAACTGGAGTGTTACGGGTTAATCCAACAAATCCACGCTACTTTACTGATGGTGGAGGTAAAGCTGTTTACCTGACTGGGTCGCACACATGGTCAAATTTGCAGGATAGTGGGGGTTCCCCCTTCCCCCCCAAGTTCGACTATGCTACCTATCTGGGTTTCTTACAGAAAAATAATCATAATTTTTTTCGTTTATGGACTTGGGAGACATCCGGTCCCTGGATACAAACAACCGTTAAAAATTACTGGTTCTATCCAATACCATATCAGCGTATTGGTTCCGATAAAGCGCTAGATGGAGAACCAAAATTTGATTTAACTCAATTTAATCAAGCCTACTTTGATAGGTTGCGCGAACGGGTTAAAGAAGCAGGCAATCGGGGAATTTACGTTTCCGTGATGCTTTTTAATGGTTGGAGTGTAGACAATGGGAAAGGGAATTTCCATAGTAGCAATCCTTGGAGAACACACCCTTTTAATAAAGCAAATAATATTAATGGAATTGATGGTGATTTCAATGGTGATAACAATGGAGAAGAAATTCACACATTGGTTTCACCTGCAGTAACAGCAATACAGGACGCATACGTTCGTAAAGTTATCGACACTGTGAATGATTTCGATAATGTCCTTTATGAGATCAGTAATGAAAGTAATAAGGATTCTCAGGATTGGCAATATCACATGACTACCTATATAAAAAACTATGAGAGAAGAAAACCTAAACAACATCCTGTTGGGATGACTGCATTTGACGAACTTAAGTCTAATTCACCTCTTTTTGATAGTCCCGCTGATTGGATATCTCCTATTGGAGATATTGACGAGCGTCCTGTTGCTAGCGGCAAGAAGGTAATTCTTGCAGATACAGATCATTTATGCGGAATTTGTGGGAATAACCCGCAGTGGGTATGGAAGAGCTTTACAAATGGAGAGAATCCAATTTTTATGGATGCTTATGATAATGCCTTTGTCTTAGGATCAACTTTGATAAATCAAGCACCACCAGATTCACTAAATTATAGTCCGTGGGTCGTGTTACGACGTTATTTAGGATACACTCTAACCTACGCCAATCGGATGAATTTGGCTGCAATGACCCCACAAGGCGATCTGGCATCTACGGGGTATTGTCTAGCTAACCCTGCGTCAAGTGGTGCGGAATATTTAGTTTACGCTCCCTCGGGTGGTAGAACGATCGTCGATCTATCAGCTACTAAGCATGAATTAGTAGCCGAATGGCTGAATCCAAGCACTGGCATAGTTACCAGTGGAATTAAAACGGCTGGAGGCGGCAATCGTTCATTTTTCCCTCCGTTTAGTGGAGAAGCAGTACTTTACATCAAAGATGCTTCCCCTACCTATTCACAGTCCTAGAGAGGGATATACTAATTAGATGAATTATCTATCTAGATTTTTGTATGTTATTCCTGCCCAAAAAGCAAAACTTATACTGATTGTATTTCTTTTTATCACAATCTCTGCATTGGACGCTCTAGGCATTGGTCTCGTCGGTCCATTTATTGCTTTAGCAGTAAAACCAGAAATGATTCAACACAATATCTGGTTATTCAACTTTCAAGAGTATTTGGGATTAAAGAGTGCCAAACATTTTATTGCCTTATTAGGACTATCAATTGTTGTAGTTTTTTACTTTAAATCATTTCTCTACTACCAAATACAGAATTATGTATTGAAGTTCTGCTATACTCAGCAGGTCTTGCTTCGCCTCAGGATGTTGCATACTTATCTATCGCTACCCTATACATTTTATCTAAAAACTAATTCCGCTCATGTAATTCAGAATATCTCCGGCGAGTCTGCAAATTTCACCTATTCGATTGCCATCCCACTTTTGAATTCGATTGCCAATGCTTTTGTTCTCATCGTTCTTTTATTGTTGCTGGTAAAGACAGACTTACTAGCTACAGTCAGTGTTTTAGGGCTTCTTTTAGTAGGCATTGCTCCATTTCACTATTTCAGGCACAAAGTCGCTCGTTGGGGTAAAGAAGGGCTAGAGGCAAATACTGAAACTATCAGGATTGTCAATCATGCAATTGGAGGATTAAAAGCAACAAAACTGATTGGATGCGAAGGCTTTTTTGAAAACCAATTAGTCGCTCAAGCCAATAAGTATGCAAGAGCAGCTAGCCTTTTTCATTCTTTTCAACAGCTCCCTCGAATTGTTATAGAAACTCTTTTAATTACGTTTGTTGTTGGGTTTGTTTCCCTATCTTTAATTTTTGTAGAGAGATCGGAAAACTTAGTTTCGGTTTTGAGTATTTTTGCAGTTGCTTCAATTCGCATAATACCATCAGCTAGCCAGCTTGTAACTTGTATGGGTGTGCTGAGAAATGCAAAGCCTACACTTGATAGACTCTATCTAGATTTGAAGGAATTAGAGAAACCAGATTCTGTGAGATATCTTGCAATGTCCCCTACCTCGACTTCAAGTGACATTTCCAGAAATCATAATATCGATAGCTTGAATATTGATAGAGTAGGAGGGTCTCAAGCTTTCACGGATCGCATAGCCATTGATAGAGTAAATTACTGTTACCCTGAAGCTTCTACAAATGCACTGAAAGATGTTGGCTTGACGATTCGAAAGGGGGAATCGATCGCTTTAATTGGTAAGTCAGGATCTGGCAAAACTACTCTCGTTGATGTTTTCTTAGGGTTATTGATTCCTCAGTCTGGTGATATTCAAGTTGATGGTTTGTCTATATACAACAATCTGCGATCCTGGCAAAATCTGATTGGCTACATACCTCAGTCCATTTTTCTAATGGATGACACTATTGAGAGAAATATTGCATTTGGCTTACCAGACAGTCAAATTGATAAGCAAAAACTCGATCGTGCGGTCAGAATGGCTCAACTCTCAGAGCTAGTAGAACAACTGCCAGATGGTCTGCAAACCTTTGTTGGAGAAAATGGAGTTCGTCTTTCTGGGGGGCAACGTCAAAGGATCGGCATCGCCAGAGCACTTTACCACGATCGCGAAATATTGGTGTTAGACGAGGCAACTTCTGCCTTGGATAATGAAACGGAAAGTTTGATTGGCGATGCACTGCGAGAATTAAGCGGTACTAAAACAACGATCGTGATTGCCCATCGTTTAACAACGGTAGAACATTGCGATCGCATTTATGAAATGAACAGTGGACGCATCGTTAGAAGTGGTAGCTATCAAGAAATTGTCATAGAAGGCCAAAACTACCAGAGTTAATGATACTGTAGCAGTACCTGCGTTCCCTTTTACTAAAACTTTGTGTAGATATTAATTCAAATACTTATTGTTCTATTAAAAGTAATGATGATTGATGCGCGATCGCTACCACCAGATGAAGTACTGGAAACACATGTTTGCATTATTGGGGCTGGGCCAGCAGGCATTACCTTAGCCCGAGAGTTTGCCAACCAGGATTTTCAGGTTTGTTTGCTAGAAAGTGGCGGATTGGAATTCGATCCGGAAGTTCAATCTTTGAGCGCTGGCACTGTAATTGGCGATCCTTATCCCGAGGTCAGTAGTACACGCCTTCGTCAATTTGGCGGTACTTCTCATACTTGGGAAGGGCAGAATGGTTATAAGGAATACGGCTTTCGGTGCTTGCCCCTCGATGAAATTGACTTCGAGCAGCGAGACTGGGTGCCTTATAGTGGCTGGCCTTTTACCAAGGCGCATCTAAATCCATTCTACGAGCGAGCGCATGAGGTTTGCCAAATAGGCCCTTATGCTTACGATCCTGAGGATTGGCAAGATCGACGAGCAAAGCCATTAGCTTTTAAGAGCGATCGCGTTACCACGTCCATGAGCCAATATGCTCCCCGCTATCCCTTTACGGAAGGGTATCGAGAGGAAATTAGGCGATCGCCAAATATCAAAACAATCCTTTATGCCAATGTAGTTGAAATCGTTACCGACGAAACAAGGCAAGCAGTCACGCGCTTGCGTATTGCCTCATTCCCAGATCGACAATTCTGGCTGAACGCCAAGGTATTTATTTTGGCTACAGGGGGACTAGAAAATGCCCGTTTAATGTTGGCTTCTAACCGCCAGCAACCAGCAGGATTGGGCAATCAAAACGATTTAGTGGGTCGATTCTTTATGGATCGCCCCATTTTAAGCTGTACGCTATTTCCGTACAGCCATAAACTACTGGAGCAAACTGCCCTGTACGATATTTATCGAACTAAGGGAGTTCCAGTTATGGCGAGAGTTCATCTCACAGAGGATTTGATGCGCCGCGAACGCCTTTTGAATAACGGTGCTCAAATCTTCCCTCGACCGTTACAACATCAACGGGAGGCTACTCTTGCCCTCCGTTCTCTAGTCTCTGCAATTCGCGAGCGCAAACCGCTTGAGGATTGGTTTAAGCATGTGAGTGTAGCACTGAAGGGCAGTGACTATATTATGGCATCAGGATTCTGGGCAGCAATCCGACAGTTGCCGACACTGCGACGCGGTGCCTGGTCTTACCTACCCTACGAAAAAAGACGGTTTTCTCAGTTTGAGATCTTCTATCAAATCGAACAAACTCCCGATCCTAATAACCGCGTGATGCTAAGTGCAGAGCGCGATCGCTTCGGTCAAAACAAAGTCGAGATTCACTGGCGTTTAAACGAGATAGACATTCAAAATGCCACTCGGGTACAGGAGATTTGGGCAGAAGAGTTTGACAAAGCAGGGCTGGGTGAATTGCAGTTTGCGCGGAAACGAGAAGATTGGAAATTAGAGAAACCTGCGATGCACCACCACATGGGCACCACCCGGATGCACGACAATCCCAAACAGGGAGTAGTTGATGCCAACTGTAAAGTTCATAACATTGCAAATCTATTCATAGCTGGTTGTTCTGTATTCCCCACCGCAGGGTATGCTAACCCCACACTTACAATTATTGCCTTATCTCTGAGACTAGCAGATCGTATCAAAACATTGATGCAATAACGAACTGCTTCTTCGATCCGACTTAACTTAATTGTGTAAACTCTAGCTTTCTAAAGTAAACGATAATGAAGATTGGTATTGTAGGAGCCAACGGATTTGTTGGCAATCGGGCTGTTGAAATACTTCATCTTGAAGGAAACGAAGTGCGCCCGATCGTAAGGTCTGCTGCCAGTATCGATCGCCTGACGCAAAAAAACTTAGACTGTCGCATTGCGGGTGCCTTCGATCGAGCTGCACTAGAAGCAGCATTTAAAGGCTGCGATGTTATAGTACACTCAATTTTAGGCAGTCCTGGATTGATTCGCGGTAGCATTGCCCCTGCCTATGAAGCTGCCCAGCGAGCTGGAGTTCGTCGCATTATCTACTTAAGCTCGATGATCGTCCATCGTTCTGCGCCAGCCGTCGGTACTACCGAAGCCAGCCCCTTTGTGGAAGATCAGCCTTTCCCTGCTCATTCTGCCAAAATCTATGCAGAGCGCAAACTATTGGAATTGCGAAAAAATGGTTCTGTAGAGGTTGTAATCTTTAGACCCGGAATTGTATTTGGACCGCGATCGAGATGGGTCATAGATCTGGCAAATCAACTTTCTCAGGGCACAGCATACTTTATCAATGAAGGTAAAGGCATTTGTAATAGCGTCTACATCGATAATCTCATTCATGCAATTCGATTAGCGATGACGGTGCCAGAAGCGGATGGGGAAGCATTTTTTGTGGGCGATCGCGAGCGTGTTACGTGGTTCGAGTTCTATCGTCCTTTTGCCGAAGCTTTTGGAGTCGATCCAACGCAAATTCCGCATCTGAATGCCCCTGAGTTTAACCATAGCTGGAAGCAACAAGTTAAGGATACACTTTGGAACTCACAAGTTGTGCAAAAAGTTTTAGCAGCAGTATCTGACGATCTGAAGCAAAAAATTAAGTCTGCAATTCCAAAACGGAATAAACGGACAATAGAGATAGAGCCATTTCAGCAAGCTGAGACTAAACCACAACCTGTAGTAACTGAAATGATGGCTGAATTACAACAGTCTCAGTACAAACTTCCCTTTAGCAAGGCAGAAAAAATATTAGGCTATGAACCCATCATTTCCTTCGACGAAGGTTGCCGTCGCTCTATAAAGTGGTTGGCAGAGACCAAACAATTCCATCAACTACTAAAGCTAGTTGAGATCGATTAATACTAGACCTCCTCTATAAAATAAAGGGGATATCATCATGACACTCAAAGTTGCAATTGCTGGGGCAGGACATATTGCTAACGTTCATGCCAAGGCTGTTACCAATCAGGGATGTGAAGTGGTAGCATTGATTGAAAAATTTCCAGACAAAGCTGCCGCTTTTGCCCAAAAGTTCCACATAAGACACCAATATTCCACATTAGAAGCAGCACTAGCTGAGGCAAAGTTTGACGCTTTAGTTATTGGTACCCCTAATTTCTTGCACGCTTCACAGGCGATCGCTGCTCTCAATGCTGGAGTGCCAGTGATGGTCGAAAAGCCAATGGCAATGAACGCTATTGAGGGCGAGCAAATGTTAGCGGCAAGCCTGAAATCAGGCACGGTGCTGATGGTAGCGCACTGCTGGCGCTTTGATGAAGAGGTACTATGGCTCAGAGCGCAGACTGATAAATTGGGTAAGATCGTCCGTACGAAGAGTTACGGCGTGCATACCCACTGGGGGCCAGGCGGTTGGTTCGTCCAGAAAGAATTTGCTGGGGGTGGTGCAATCGCGGATATAGGTATCCACGCACTCGATACAGCACGTTTCTTGCTCGGCGACCCGCAGCCTGTAAGCGTGTTTGCCCAGATTGGCACGCATTACCAGGATTTCGACGTGGACGACACTGGTCTTATCATCGTCAATTGGGATAGCGGTGCCACTTCGTATATCGAATCAGGCTGGTGGCAGCCTTATGCCGATGGGCCACAAGCCAGTACGCAGCTCTATGGAACGCAGGGTTTTGGCCAGCTCTTTCCCACTCGGTTGCTGCTTCCCAACCCGAAACCACAAAAAAGTTTTACTCAATTCCTTCCCAGTCGCCTGCGGTCGAGGCTAAGGAGTAAAGAAGTAGTGGAGGTTAAATCTGGTTTTCAGTTCCCACGCAAAGCACATTATCCACAGTCTATGTACGATCGACAGATGGCACATTTTTTTAAATGCATTCAAGCCAATTGCAATCCTATCTCCGAAGCAGTAGGCGGAGCAATTAACATGAAGGTTATTGATGCAGCTTATGAGAGCGCAAAAACGGGGAAAGCGATCGAGCTTTCTAGAATTGCACAGAGTAATTTTGAAAAATTATCGAACAGGATGTAATGGGACAGTTTATTCACTTCTTTCTCACCAAATTCAATGTCAGAAGTTTCCCGGAGCTGAAACCTGGCTGCGATCCTATCTGGCTTAATAGAAGGTTTGAACTGTTTGACAAGTTCTGCTTTCCATCCGTCCGCAGCCAGTCCAATCAAAATTTCAAGTGGTTGGTTTTCTTTGACATTGACACACCAGAGCCTTTTAAACAAAAAATATCAGAATACGTTCAAACATGGGGAAATTTTGTGCCAGTCTATCTTGACTGCCCATTACCCTATGGGGAATTTCCTGACGAGGTGAGGAAGGTAGTCAGTCAATACATTCCTGCTGATTGTGAATACCTGATTACAACCTGGCTTGATAACGACGATGCTATCCATAAAGATTACGTCCAAATGATTCAGGACAATTTCGATTGCCAGGATGGAGAAACTTTGAATTTCTTCTTTGGTTACCAGTTAGCTGAAGGCAGGCTTTACTTTGATTTTGAGCTTGCCAACCACTTCATTAGTTTAATTGAAAAATATAACCCGGAATCATTTAATACTTGCCTTTGCAGACCGCACAAGGAGCTATATAGGGTATGCAAATCTGCTAAGAAGATATTTTGCAAGCCAGTTTGGGTTGAAGTTGTCCATAACTCCAACTATATGAATGTTTATCGCAAAGGTTTTCGCGTACCACCTGGAGACATTTTAGATGAATTTTCGATTAAGGTAGAGAAGAAGAACGATCGCGCAATTCCATTTCTGCTCGAACAAGCTAAAATTGCAGTTTTCTTCCCCTACTACTTCCTTAGAAAGGTCTTTCTAAGAGTCAAGCACAAACAGCTTGAGGAGTTGACTATGAGTCGCTTCGAATTTAAGAACTATTGATACTTAAAATTAACAGGAATTCTACCTATGAAAATTCTCATTACTGGTGGAGCTGGCTTTATCGGCAAGTGGTTGATTGAGAAGATACCACCTGAAGTTGAGATTGTTGTCATAGACTCTCTAGACAAGCAAGTTCACCGCAAGTCTCAGGATTTTGCACCAGAGTTAATAGCACGTGCTAAATGCATTAAAGCCGACGTTCAAGAGATCGCCGATTACCGAGAGAGCGTAGAAGGGACGGATGTAATCGTTCATTTGGCAGCTCAAACTGGAACAGGTCAGTCAATGTATGAAATCAGCCGTTACGTGCAGGACAATGCAAATGGTACGGCAAAGTTACTTGAGTTGATTTCAGCGCTCGATCGCAAACCTCGTCGCATAGTCTTGTCTTCCAGTCGAGCAGTTTATGGTGATGGGGCTTATACCAACGGACAGAACGTCCTTTACCCCAAAGGGCGATCGCTAGAAAATTTACAACGAGGAATTTGGGAGGTTTGTGGCTCTGAAGGTGAAATATTAACGCCGTTGCCTATGCAGGAAACCCATCTCACCAAACCGACTTCTGTCTATGGCTTAACCAAACTATGGCAAGAGCAGTTACTAGAAAATTACTGCGAGAGCCAAGCGATCGATCTAGTGACGCTCCGTTTTCAGAATGTTTATGGCCCGAAGCAAGAACTAGGAAACCCATACACTGGGATTATTGGCATTTTCACCAATGCGATCTCGCAAGGCAGTCCGTTAGAAATTTTTGAAGATGGGCTGGTAACAAGAGATTTTGTATTCATCGGCGATGTTGCTGATGCTGTAATTAAATGTGTCGCTGACACAAGACCGCTGACCACTACTATTAATGTAGGTAGCGGTCGAGCTGTTACTCTGATCGAAGTAGTAGAAACCATCGCCCAGCTTTTGCATAAAAAAGCAGACTTTAGTGTCTCAGGGCGTTTCCGTGTAGGGGATGTTCGCCATGCTGTTGCTGACATGAATCACTATGAAACCATATTTGGGAAATGGCAACCCACATCTCTCAAAGCTGGACTAGCTCAATATCTTGAGTGGTATTTACATCAGGAGCCTCTTAACCCAAGTACTTTACAAGCATCATTAAAAGAAATGGAGCAGAAAGGTTTGTTATTAGCTAAACATACTTAGGCTCTGAAAAAGATGAAAGTTTTACACCTGAGTACTTCTGATGTTGACAACGGGGGGGCAAGAGCAGCTTACAGGTTACATCAAGGTCTACAATTGCTTGGCTGTTCTTCGCAAATGTTAGTGCGAGCTAAGTTCAGCCACGAAAATACGGTTATTGCCGAAAAGTCTTTACTAACCAAGCTAGCCCCCCCCATTTCTAGCTTTCCTCTGCGGATTTACCCCCAGCGTAATTCTGCCATGTTCTCGCCACAGTGGTTTCCTGATGTACTAGAAAGAAGAGTCAAGCAACTCAATCCAGACATCATCAACCTTCATTGGGTTTGTAATGGGTATCTGCAAATTGAAACGCTTCCGAAATTTAGCAAACCTTTAGTATGGACCCTTCACGATATGTGGCCCTTTACTGGAGGGTGTGACTATATCAGAGATTGCGAAAATTTTAAGGAATCTTGTGGAAATTGCCCGCAGCTACTAAGCAGATCGCCATGGGATCTTTCCCGTTGGGTATGGCAGCGAAAACATAAATCTTGGAAAAATGTAAAC includes:
- a CDS encoding glycosyltransferase family 4 protein, producing the protein MLAKEANMKIAWVTAYDAQDLNSYGTRGYYEPKSLQDQSIPVEYIGPLQTPKLYQPFFYIKRRLHHNRFMKPSDRRWYSVERSPLILKEYARQISRKLSKLGDIDIVCSGPTPWSQPVAYLESDLPIVIWTDGVFASVIDFYPAFFRNVICQESIENGIANERSALSRCKLLIYASEWAAQSAIAHYQIDPAIIRIVPWGPNFECNNTLDDIKTIINARSTNCCKLLFFGLDWSRKRGDIAIQVVKQLNQAGVNAELTVIGDYPYLDESIPHFIKLTAPIDKTTKEGLDRLFKLLAESHFLILPTIADASPYALPEAGAFGLPCLTTDVGGIPTMILDDLNGKKFPVNASIDDYCSYISNLFANYSQYKKLSLSSFSEYETRLNWSVAGKTVKKLLTDLIS
- a CDS encoding DUF6298 domain-containing protein, translated to MSKSQYLLSRKTIGLLGLFVIVLCISLLANKIPRIATKILHLPSEIQRIVKFNLSPNIAVTSRDKISIQPLTEMRATSATGVLRVNPTNPRYFTDGGGKAVYLTGSHTWSNLQDSGGSPFPPKFDYATYLGFLQKNNHNFFRLWTWETSGPWIQTTVKNYWFYPIPYQRIGSDKALDGEPKFDLTQFNQAYFDRLRERVKEAGNRGIYVSVMLFNGWSVDNGKGNFHSSNPWRTHPFNKANNINGIDGDFNGDNNGEEIHTLVSPAVTAIQDAYVRKVIDTVNDFDNVLYEISNESNKDSQDWQYHMTTYIKNYERRKPKQHPVGMTAFDELKSNSPLFDSPADWISPIGDIDERPVASGKKVILADTDHLCGICGNNPQWVWKSFTNGENPIFMDAYDNAFVLGSTLINQAPPDSLNYSPWVVLRRYLGYTLTYANRMNLAAMTPQGDLASTGYCLANPASSGAEYLVYAPSGGRTIVDLSATKHELVAEWLNPSTGIVTSGIKTAGGGNRSFFPPFSGEAVLYIKDASPTYSQS
- a CDS encoding ABC transporter ATP-binding protein; this encodes MNYLSRFLYVIPAQKAKLILIVFLFITISALDALGIGLVGPFIALAVKPEMIQHNIWLFNFQEYLGLKSAKHFIALLGLSIVVVFYFKSFLYYQIQNYVLKFCYTQQVLLRLRMLHTYLSLPYTFYLKTNSAHVIQNISGESANFTYSIAIPLLNSIANAFVLIVLLLLLVKTDLLATVSVLGLLLVGIAPFHYFRHKVARWGKEGLEANTETIRIVNHAIGGLKATKLIGCEGFFENQLVAQANKYARAASLFHSFQQLPRIVIETLLITFVVGFVSLSLIFVERSENLVSVLSIFAVASIRIIPSASQLVTCMGVLRNAKPTLDRLYLDLKELEKPDSVRYLAMSPTSTSSDISRNHNIDSLNIDRVGGSQAFTDRIAIDRVNYCYPEASTNALKDVGLTIRKGESIALIGKSGSGKTTLVDVFLGLLIPQSGDIQVDGLSIYNNLRSWQNLIGYIPQSIFLMDDTIERNIAFGLPDSQIDKQKLDRAVRMAQLSELVEQLPDGLQTFVGENGVRLSGGQRQRIGIARALYHDREILVLDEATSALDNETESLIGDALRELSGTKTTIVIAHRLTTVEHCDRIYEMNSGRIVRSGSYQEIVIEGQNYQS
- a CDS encoding GMC oxidoreductase, which codes for MMIDARSLPPDEVLETHVCIIGAGPAGITLAREFANQDFQVCLLESGGLEFDPEVQSLSAGTVIGDPYPEVSSTRLRQFGGTSHTWEGQNGYKEYGFRCLPLDEIDFEQRDWVPYSGWPFTKAHLNPFYERAHEVCQIGPYAYDPEDWQDRRAKPLAFKSDRVTTSMSQYAPRYPFTEGYREEIRRSPNIKTILYANVVEIVTDETRQAVTRLRIASFPDRQFWLNAKVFILATGGLENARLMLASNRQQPAGLGNQNDLVGRFFMDRPILSCTLFPYSHKLLEQTALYDIYRTKGVPVMARVHLTEDLMRRERLLNNGAQIFPRPLQHQREATLALRSLVSAIRERKPLEDWFKHVSVALKGSDYIMASGFWAAIRQLPTLRRGAWSYLPYEKRRFSQFEIFYQIEQTPDPNNRVMLSAERDRFGQNKVEIHWRLNEIDIQNATRVQEIWAEEFDKAGLGELQFARKREDWKLEKPAMHHHMGTTRMHDNPKQGVVDANCKVHNIANLFIAGCSVFPTAGYANPTLTIIALSLRLADRIKTLMQ
- a CDS encoding NAD-dependent epimerase/dehydratase family protein — its product is MKIGIVGANGFVGNRAVEILHLEGNEVRPIVRSAASIDRLTQKNLDCRIAGAFDRAALEAAFKGCDVIVHSILGSPGLIRGSIAPAYEAAQRAGVRRIIYLSSMIVHRSAPAVGTTEASPFVEDQPFPAHSAKIYAERKLLELRKNGSVEVVIFRPGIVFGPRSRWVIDLANQLSQGTAYFINEGKGICNSVYIDNLIHAIRLAMTVPEADGEAFFVGDRERVTWFEFYRPFAEAFGVDPTQIPHLNAPEFNHSWKQQVKDTLWNSQVVQKVLAAVSDDLKQKIKSAIPKRNKRTIEIEPFQQAETKPQPVVTEMMAELQQSQYKLPFSKAEKILGYEPIISFDEGCRRSIKWLAETKQFHQLLKLVEID
- a CDS encoding Gfo/Idh/MocA family protein — its product is MTLKVAIAGAGHIANVHAKAVTNQGCEVVALIEKFPDKAAAFAQKFHIRHQYSTLEAALAEAKFDALVIGTPNFLHASQAIAALNAGVPVMVEKPMAMNAIEGEQMLAASLKSGTVLMVAHCWRFDEEVLWLRAQTDKLGKIVRTKSYGVHTHWGPGGWFVQKEFAGGGAIADIGIHALDTARFLLGDPQPVSVFAQIGTHYQDFDVDDTGLIIVNWDSGATSYIESGWWQPYADGPQASTQLYGTQGFGQLFPTRLLLPNPKPQKSFTQFLPSRLRSRLRSKEVVEVKSGFQFPRKAHYPQSMYDRQMAHFFKCIQANCNPISEAVGGAINMKVIDAAYESAKTGKAIELSRIAQSNFEKLSNRM
- a CDS encoding glycosyltransferase, which encodes MGQFIHFFLTKFNVRSFPELKPGCDPIWLNRRFELFDKFCFPSVRSQSNQNFKWLVFFDIDTPEPFKQKISEYVQTWGNFVPVYLDCPLPYGEFPDEVRKVVSQYIPADCEYLITTWLDNDDAIHKDYVQMIQDNFDCQDGETLNFFFGYQLAEGRLYFDFELANHFISLIEKYNPESFNTCLCRPHKELYRVCKSAKKIFCKPVWVEVVHNSNYMNVYRKGFRVPPGDILDEFSIKVEKKNDRAIPFLLEQAKIAVFFPYYFLRKVFLRVKHKQLEELTMSRFEFKNY
- a CDS encoding NAD-dependent epimerase/dehydratase family protein, translated to MKILITGGAGFIGKWLIEKIPPEVEIVVIDSLDKQVHRKSQDFAPELIARAKCIKADVQEIADYRESVEGTDVIVHLAAQTGTGQSMYEISRYVQDNANGTAKLLELISALDRKPRRIVLSSSRAVYGDGAYTNGQNVLYPKGRSLENLQRGIWEVCGSEGEILTPLPMQETHLTKPTSVYGLTKLWQEQLLENYCESQAIDLVTLRFQNVYGPKQELGNPYTGIIGIFTNAISQGSPLEIFEDGLVTRDFVFIGDVADAVIKCVADTRPLTTTINVGSGRAVTLIEVVETIAQLLHKKADFSVSGRFRVGDVRHAVADMNHYETIFGKWQPTSLKAGLAQYLEWYLHQEPLNPSTLQASLKEMEQKGLLLAKHT